The Streptomyces hundungensis genome contains the following window.
AGCCGAACTCGACCTGGTCGAGTACGTCCATCTCCGCCAGCAGGCCGTGGACCCCCGAGTGGTCCTGTACCAGATGGGTACCGCCCTGCGCCTCGCGCACCTCGGCGGCGGCCTTCTCCCAGCCGGGGACGCCCTCGAAGGCGACGATCGCCTCCCATGTCGCGAAGTCCGGGGCGACGAAGGCTTCCAGGCCCGCCACGACCTCTTCCAGAAGGAAGCGGCGCCGGTCGGCCGGAAGCGCCTCGTACACCTGCTTCATCATCTCGCCCGAGATCGAGGCGTGGCAGTACTCGTCCCGGTTGTGCAGCTTCACCGTGGTGGAGTTGACCACCTGGATCCGTTCGTCGTCGGCGAGGAGTCCGAGATAGGCGTTGATCGAGATTTCGGCGACCGTGGCGAAGCCGAGCGTGACCAGGCTGCGCTGCCACGGCTCCTCGCACCGATCCAGATGCTCCTGGTGGATGGCGGTGATGTGGGAGTCCGGCAGCACCCGGTCGGAGAAGTCGCTCCGGCGCATCCGACGTGTCACCGCGCTGCCGTTGATGTGCATGAGCGTGTGGTACTGCTCGTCCACCATGGCCTGGGCGACGGCGAGCTCCAACTGCTGCCCACCGAGGCCCGGGTACGCGCCGGCGATGACCAACTCGAAGGCCGGGTTGGCGATGCGCTGCTCGATCAGCACCGTGTTCCGGTTGTAGGCCACCCATCCCCAGCTGAGCAGGCGGGAGCGGGCTTCGTCGCCGAGGCGCTCCCAGATCGGGTGGTCCCGGAAGGGGATCATGTCCTCCCGGAAGTCCGGTCGGGCGGGGTCGAACAGGGCGTAGACGTCCGGTTCCTCGCGCTTCACGGCCGCGCGCCGGTGCCAGTTACCCACGAGCCGGTCGATGACCGCGTTCTCGGCGGGGTCCGCCGGGTCGAATGCCGGCAGTCCACCGATGCGGACGTGTCCGTCGTCGTACTCGACGTGCCCGGCCGCACCGGATTTCTCGTCCGTGTGGTCACGCATGGCCCACCCCTTCCTTTTCTTCCCCCAACGGGCTCGGCCCTTTCCGGGTCCGGCGTTTTCGAAGTCTGTGACTGTTGATCGCCGCCCGCAAGGGTGTGCAGAACACCGCCCTGTGCAACTGAAGGGACCGGACAGTTGAACACCCTGAGGCACGGATGTTTCATTCACCCCTCCGATCCGCGCGGACTGAACAGCCTTGTGTGGGCCAGGAGCGTATGACATAAAAATCGAGATGTCGGCCCGGAGCTCAACTCGGCTGCCGACGTCCACTGTTCTGTCGTGTGTGCCGGACGGAGATCTGAAAATGACGGAGCGAATCCAGAACGTCGTCGTGGCGGCTCTCGACGAAATCAATCTGACGCGTGAGGAGAAGATTCCGACCGACCATGTGCTCGACCTGTGTCTCTACGGTGATTCCGGTGTCTTCGAATCGATGTACCTGGTGGCGTTCCTCTCGCTGGTCGAGGAGAACATCGAGGACGAGTTCGGCGCCGAGGTCTCGCTCACGTCCGAGAAGGCGGTGTCCCGCCGGGTGAGCCCGTTCAGCAGCGTCCGCCGGCTGATCGGCTTCATCGAGGAAGAGCTCCAACTCGTCGGCGTACGCGGTTAGCGCAGGCCACCGCCCTCATGATCCTCATGATCACAGGCACCAGGACCGGCATCGGCAAGGCCCTCGCGGAGTACTTCCTGGAGGCCGGGCACGATGTCGTGGGGTGCAGCAGACGGCACGCGACCATCGACCACCCGCGCTACCGCCACCACGAGGTGGACCTGGCGGACCTCGGTCAGACCAAAAAGATGTTCCGCAGCGTCCGCCAGGAGTACGGAAAGCTCGACGCACTGGTGAACAATGCCGGGACCTCGTCGATGAACCACTTCATGACGACCCCCGAAGAGGTGTCGCGGAAGATATTCGACATCAATTTCTTCGCCGTTCTGAACTGCTGCCGCGAAGCGGTCAAACTGCTGCGGAAGTCGACGGAAAAGAGCTCCGCGATCCTGAATGTCTCCACCGTCGCGGTGCCCTGGGCCATCGAAGGGCAGCTCGCCTACTCGGCCAGCAAGAGCGCTGTCGAACAACTCGTCCGCGTCATGAGCAAGGAGTTGTCCACATTCGATATCAGGGTGAATGGGATCGGTCTTCCGCCCGTCCATACCGTACTGACGAGAAGCGTCCCTCGGTCCAAGATCGACACCCTGATCGCACGCCAGGCGATATCCCGTCAGTGCACCACGGACGACATCGTCGGCCCGGTGGAGTTCCTGATCGGTCGGCAATCGGAGTTCATCACAGGCGAAACGCTCTTTCTTGGGGGTGTGCACTGAATGCGCGACGAACTGGTACGAAGGTTCGAGGACTTCGGCACGCGGACGGCGCTTTTCGACCGCGGGGTCACGGTCACCTACGCGGAGCTGATGAAGCGGATCCGCGACACGAGACAACTACTGGCGCTCCACGGAGTGAAGCCGCGCGAGGCAGTGGTGGTCCACGGCGACTACTCGCTGGACTCGGTGGCGACCCTGTTCGCGCTCTTCCTCGACCGGAACGTCGTCGTGCCGGTGGTGACCCTCACCGACACGACGCTCGACACGGTGGTCGAGCACTGTCGGCCGGGCCATCTGGTCAGGACGACCGAGCACGGTATCGAGATCCAGGACCTCGACGCGGCGGACACGGCCGCCCCTGCCGGTTCGCTCGACCCGACCGGCCCGGACGCCCCCGACGGGCAACGGCCCGTTCACGGTCGGCTCGGCGACCCGGACGCCGCAGGACTGGTCCTGCTCAGCAGCGGAAGCACCGGCGCGCCGAAGGTCATCCTGCACAGTCTCGACGTCCTGGTCGGCGAGAAGCTCGAAAAACGACCGCGCCGCCGGCCGAACGCCCTCAACATCCTGATGGTGTTGATGTTCGACCACATCGGCGGCATCAACTCGCTGCTCAGCACCCTGCTCGTCGGAGGCACGGCGGTCCTTCCCCGGCACCGCACCCCGGACGAGATCTGCGCGCTGATCGAACGCCACCGCATCCTCGTCCTGCCCACGAGTCCGACCTACCTGAACCTGATCATGGTCGGTGACTACCACCGGACGTACGACCTCAGCAGCTTGCGCCTGATCACCTACGGCACCGAGCCCATGTCCGAGGAACTGCTCCAACGAGTCCACCGGACCTTCCCCGGAGTGCGGCTGCTCCAGACCTTCGGCACGAGCGAGACCGGTATCGCGACCACCACGAGCCAATCGTCGAGCAGCACCTACTTCAAGATCTCCGACGCCGGCGTCGAGTACCGCATCGTCGACGGCGAACTCCAGCTCAGGAGCCGCACCCAGTTCCTCGGCTATCTGAACTACGACGACGACTCGCTGACCGAGGACCGCTGGTTCAGGACCGGGGACCTCGTGGAGGAGGCCGCCGACGGCTACCTGCGGATCAAGGGCCGGGCCAAGGAGATCATCAACGTCGGCGGGGAGAAACTCCTGCCCCTGGAACTCGAATCGGTTCTCCTGGGCAGCCCCCTCGTCGAGGACTGCGTCGTTTACGGGAAGCCGAACGCGATCACCGGCCAGTCCGTGTGCGTGGACATCAAACCCACGGGCGAGATCACCCGCGCTGCCCTGCGACAGCACGTGATGGAGTTCCTCGCCGGTCGGATCGAGTCGTTCAAGGTGCCTTCGAAGATCAACTTGGTCGACACGATCGCGATGTCGGACCGCATGAAGAAGCTGCGGTCCCGGCCGGGTGCCGACGAGAAGTGAAGGCCCTTCTCCCGCCCGCCCGGGTGCGCCGGCCCCGTCCGGCCCCACCCCGTTCCCCCTGTCCTCCCCGCCGCACCGGCGCGGAGTCCCCCCAGTCCGTCCCCGTCCCAAGGAGTATGTGATGGCACGATCGAAGGTGGCGATCATCGGCGGAGGGCCGGCCGGTAGTGTCGCGGGCCTCACCCTGCACAAGCTCGGCCACGACGTCACCGTGTACGAGCGGAGCGCCTTTCCCCGCTACCGCGTCGGCGAGTCCCTGCTGCCCGGCACGATGTCGATCCTCAACCGCCTGGGTCTCCAGGAGAAGATCGATGCGCAGAACTACGTCAAGAAGCCGTCGGCAACGTTCCTTTGGGGCCAGGACCAGGCCCCCTGGACCTTCTCCTTCGCGGCTCCCAAGGTCGCGCCCTGGGTCTTCGACCACGCGGTCCAGGTCAAACGCGGCGAGTTCGACCAGCTCCTCCTCGACGAGGCCCGAAGCCGCGGGATAGCCGTCCACGAGGAGACCCCCGTGACCGATGTGGACCTGTCCGACCCGGACCGGGTGGTCCTGACGGTACGTCAGGGAGGGGAGAGCGTCACCGTCGAGAGCGACTTCGTCATCGACGCGGCCGGCTCCGGAAGCCCCCTCGCCCGCAAGCTCGGCCTGCGCCAATACGACGAGTTCTACCGGAACTTCGCCGTCTGGTCGTACTTCCGGATGGAGGACCCCTTCCAGGGGGACCTGAAGGGCACCACGTACTCGATCACGTTCGAGGACGGCTGGGTCTGGATGATCCCCGTGAAGGACGACCTGTACAGCGTCGGGCTGGTCGTCGACCGCTCGAAGGCCGCCGAGGTACGCGAGCGGGGCGCCGACGACTTCTACACGGAAACCCTCGCCAAGTGCGCCAAAGCCATGGACATCCTCGGGGACGCGGAACAGGCCGACGAGGTCCGCATCGTGCAGGACTGGTCCTACGACACCTCCCTGTTCTCCGCCGATCGCTTCTTCCTCTGCGGCGACGCGGCCTGCTTCACCGACCCGCTGTTCTCGCAGGGCGTGCACCTGGCCTCGCAGTCGGCCGTCTCGGCCGCCGCGGCCATCGACCGCATCACGCACCACGGGGACGAGAAGGACGCGGTGCACGCCTGGTACAACCGCACCTACCGCGAGGCCTATGAGCAATACCACCAGTTCCTCGCCTCCTTCTACACCTTCGCCTCCTTCACCGAGCCCGACTCCGAGTTCTGGCGCAAGCGCCGCATCACCGAATCCGACGACGATCGACTGACCCGCAAGAAGTGGTTCGAGAGCCTGGTGGGCAACGGTCCCAAGGACTCCGGCGGCACCGTGGAGTCCTTCCGGGACCGGGCGTCCACGATGATCGCCATCGGCCGCCACCAGCGCCCCGAACTCAGTGACGACTTCAGCGAGGCCGAGCTGAACGCGGCCCGGATCCGCTGGATCAGCGACCTCACCAAGCGACTGAACAGCATCAGCCGCTTCCAATGGACCGGCGGCAAGGCCGTGTTGAAGCCGCACTACCGCGTGGAACCGATCGGCCTCCGGCTGGAACAGCGGGAAATCCTGGCCAACGGGGACGGGCTCGACATGGCCCAGTACCCGATGGACGACGCGACCCGGCAGATCTTCCAGGACCTCGCCGAGGAAGAGTTCGGCTACAAGGCGCTCGTCAAGCGTCTCGGCGCCGTCGGCAAACAGGAGTTGAGCACCCAGATCGTCCTGCGCCTGATGGAGTCGGGCCTCCTCACCGGCTACGACAAGCAGGGCGACAAGGTCTACGTCCAGGGCCGGCTCCACTTCGGAGGCGTCGGCGTCGAGTACGAGGTCTGACACCGGCGTCGGCCTCGCACCCCACCCGATGCGAGGCCCTTGAGGCCCAATGCGGGGGGCCCGGCATGAGGCCCACGAGACCCGATGCGGGTCCGCCCCGAGGACCGACCACCCCTGCACGCCGCCGGGCCACCGCCCCTCCGCTCCTCCCCCCCCCACCTCGCGGGAGCGGACGGGGCCGGGGCCCGGCGGCGCCCCACACCCTTCACGCCCCCTACGCCCGCCACACCCCTCGCGCCCCGAAGGAGACGGTCCGATGAGCCATGTGCGTCCGAAGGAACACACCCATCCGACGCGGCACACGAAACTGCGGGAGCTCGAAGTCTCCCGGATCGGTCTCGGGACGATGGGCATGTCCTTCGGCTACACGGGTTCCGGCTCGGACGACGCCGCATCCGTCCGCGCCCTGCACCATGCCCTCGACCTCGGTGTGACGTTCATCGACACCGCCGAGATCTACGGGCCCTACACCAACGAACGGCTCGTCGGCCGGGCGATCCGCGGCCGTCGCCACCAAGTGGTGCTCGCCACGAAGTTCGGACTCGTGTCCCACGCGGGCGGCGGGCCGGGATGCCTCGACAGCAGCCCGGCGAACGTCCGCACCGCCGTGGAGGGTTCGCTGCGCCGCCTCGGCGTGGACCACATCGACCTGTGCTATCAGCACCGCGTCGACCCCGGCACCCCCATCGAGGAGACCGTGGGCGCCCTGGCCGACCTCGTCACCGAGGGCAAGATCGGTCACCTGGGCCTCTCCGAAGCGGGCCCCGCCACGATCCGCCGCGCACACGCCGTCCACCCGATCACGGCAGTCCAGTCCGAGTACTCCCTGTGGACCCGCGACCCGGAAGAGGCCGTACTGCCCGTTCTTCGGGAACTCGGCATCGGGTTCGTCGCGTACTCGCCGCTCGGTCACGGCTTCCTCACCGGCACCGTCCGCTCGGCCGGGCACTTCGACGCTGGGGACCTCCGGGTGGACAACCCCCGCTTCACCGCGGAGAACCTGCCGAGGAACCTGCGCATCGCCGACGAGATCGAGGCCGTCGCCACCGAAGCCGCGGCCACCCCGGCCCAGGTGGCCCTGGCCTGGCTGCTCGCCCAGGGGGACGACATCGTGCCGATTCCCGGCAGCCGACGGGCCGCCCGCATCGAGGAGAACACGGCCGCCGCCGAGATCCGGCTGAACCCCGGGCAACTCGCCCGCCTGGACGCCCTTCCACCCGCCGCGGGCGACCACCACACGGAGGAGCAGATGCTGATGATGGACCGCCTGTAAGGCACTACCGCCGGTAAAGCACTCCACCCCCGATCGGACCCGTGGGGCCGACGCGCAGTCCGGCTCGTCGCCCGGCGCTTCCCTCGTGCGGCAATCCGGTCCGACGGCCGGATCTTTGTGTCTTACGCCAATACGGGGTGCGACCCGGACTCGTAGAGACTGCCGAACACAACGTCGCCCCGCGGCAGTTGTGTTTCTCCGGGGCGGCATCCACCACACTCGCACCACCACGGGGGAGCATCCCATGTCCGATGCGCGGCAGCAGTACGACCAGATCGGTGAGGCGTTCGAGGGCTTCAAGACCCTGCCCCTCATCCAGTACGGCGAAGTACCCGGATTCCTGGCGATGGTTGGGGACGTCACGGGCAAGTCCGTCATCGACCTGGGGGGCGGAACCGGGTTCTACGCCCGCGAGTTGAAGCGGCGCGGCGCGTCCGACGTGTTCTGTATCGACGTCTCCGGCGAGATGATCGCGGTCGGCGAGAAGCTCGAAGAGGTCACTCCGCTGGGCGTGCGTTACGCGGTCGGCGACGTCGTCGGCATGGGCCAGGTGGGGACGTTCGACGTCGGCGTGGCTGTACAGCTGTTCAACTACGCCGAAGACGTCGCCACCGTGGAGAAGCTGTGCCGCGTCGTGCGCGCGAACCTCGCCGAAGGGGCCGAGTTCTTCGTGTTCACCATGAACCCGTCGTACCGGTTCGACGGGCCGCCGCTGGACAAGTACGGCTTCCGCTGCGAGGCCACCGGTGAGACCTCTCCCATCGGCATCCCCTCGAAGATCACCGCGCTCCTCGGCGATCACCCCGTCTCCTTCACCGCGATCCCGCCGAGCCGGGAAACGCTGGAGAGCTCCCTGACCGCCGCGGGCTTCACCGGCATCGAGTGGGTGCCGCTGGAGATCTCACCGGCAGGCATCGAGAAGTACGGCCGGGAGTTCTGGGACGACTTCTACGGCAACCCGCCGCTGACCATGTTGCGTTGCCGCGCCTGATCGACCGTACGCTCCAGGAGCCGCACGGCCTCGGAGACGATCCGCACCCGGCGGACGCGGAGGGGATCGAGGCGCCGAGCATGCGTAGGCCGCCGGGTGGAGGGGCAGAGGCTCCGCCCCGGACAGAACCCCACCCCGGGTCGTGATGAGGCGGTCGACCGGCGGCATCATGTGGGGGGTTCTGCCCGTGCCCGAGCAGGACAACGGCCCGCCGTTCCCTGCGGACGGCACCCCCGCAGCAATGGAGCGCCTCATGGCCCGACAGGAGCGCGCGTTACGTACGCGCAACGCGTTGATCGAGTCCGCCGCCGAACAGTTCGACCGCGACGGCTTCGAGACCGCGTCGCTCGCCACGATCAGTTCCCGGGCGGGGGTGAGCAACGGAGCGCTGCACTTCCACTTCGCCAGCAAGACGGCGCTGGCCGGTGCGGTGCGCGAGGCCGCGGCGCAGCGGCTGGGACGGATCACCGCGAGCGAGCGGCGGTCGGCCGACAGCACGCTACAGACACTGATCGACGCCAGTCACGCCCTGGTCAAGGGGCTGCGGGGCGACGTGGTGCTGCGGGCGGGATTCGGCCTGGGCAGCAACCCCGCGTCGAGGGACTCGGGCGAGGACCTGCACGAACGCTGGCATCACTGGGTGGAGGAGAGCTTCGCGCAGGCGGGCCGCGAGG
Protein-coding sequences here:
- a CDS encoding AurF N-oxygenase family protein, yielding MRDHTDEKSGAAGHVEYDDGHVRIGGLPAFDPADPAENAVIDRLVGNWHRRAAVKREEPDVYALFDPARPDFREDMIPFRDHPIWERLGDEARSRLLSWGWVAYNRNTVLIEQRIANPAFELVIAGAYPGLGGQQLELAVAQAMVDEQYHTLMHINGSAVTRRMRRSDFSDRVLPDSHITAIHQEHLDRCEEPWQRSLVTLGFATVAEISINAYLGLLADDERIQVVNSTTVKLHNRDEYCHASISGEMMKQVYEALPADRRRFLLEEVVAGLEAFVAPDFATWEAIVAFEGVPGWEKAAAEVREAQGGTHLVQDHSGVHGLLAEMDVLDQVEFGWGTTVTR
- a CDS encoding SDR family NAD(P)-dependent oxidoreductase; the encoded protein is MITGTRTGIGKALAEYFLEAGHDVVGCSRRHATIDHPRYRHHEVDLADLGQTKKMFRSVRQEYGKLDALVNNAGTSSMNHFMTTPEEVSRKIFDINFFAVLNCCREAVKLLRKSTEKSSAILNVSTVAVPWAIEGQLAYSASKSAVEQLVRVMSKELSTFDIRVNGIGLPPVHTVLTRSVPRSKIDTLIARQAISRQCTTDDIVGPVEFLIGRQSEFITGETLFLGGVH
- a CDS encoding ANL family adenylate-forming protein; protein product: MRDELVRRFEDFGTRTALFDRGVTVTYAELMKRIRDTRQLLALHGVKPREAVVVHGDYSLDSVATLFALFLDRNVVVPVVTLTDTTLDTVVEHCRPGHLVRTTEHGIEIQDLDAADTAAPAGSLDPTGPDAPDGQRPVHGRLGDPDAAGLVLLSSGSTGAPKVILHSLDVLVGEKLEKRPRRRPNALNILMVLMFDHIGGINSLLSTLLVGGTAVLPRHRTPDEICALIERHRILVLPTSPTYLNLIMVGDYHRTYDLSSLRLITYGTEPMSEELLQRVHRTFPGVRLLQTFGTSETGIATTTSQSSSSTYFKISDAGVEYRIVDGELQLRSRTQFLGYLNYDDDSLTEDRWFRTGDLVEEAADGYLRIKGRAKEIINVGGEKLLPLELESVLLGSPLVEDCVVYGKPNAITGQSVCVDIKPTGEITRAALRQHVMEFLAGRIESFKVPSKINLVDTIAMSDRMKKLRSRPGADEK
- the cmlS gene encoding chloramphenicol-biosynthetic FADH2-dependent halogenase CmlS, which codes for MARSKVAIIGGGPAGSVAGLTLHKLGHDVTVYERSAFPRYRVGESLLPGTMSILNRLGLQEKIDAQNYVKKPSATFLWGQDQAPWTFSFAAPKVAPWVFDHAVQVKRGEFDQLLLDEARSRGIAVHEETPVTDVDLSDPDRVVLTVRQGGESVTVESDFVIDAAGSGSPLARKLGLRQYDEFYRNFAVWSYFRMEDPFQGDLKGTTYSITFEDGWVWMIPVKDDLYSVGLVVDRSKAAEVRERGADDFYTETLAKCAKAMDILGDAEQADEVRIVQDWSYDTSLFSADRFFLCGDAACFTDPLFSQGVHLASQSAVSAAAAIDRITHHGDEKDAVHAWYNRTYREAYEQYHQFLASFYTFASFTEPDSEFWRKRRITESDDDRLTRKKWFESLVGNGPKDSGGTVESFRDRASTMIAIGRHQRPELSDDFSEAELNAARIRWISDLTKRLNSISRFQWTGGKAVLKPHYRVEPIGLRLEQREILANGDGLDMAQYPMDDATRQIFQDLAEEEFGYKALVKRLGAVGKQELSTQIVLRLMESGLLTGYDKQGDKVYVQGRLHFGGVGVEYEV
- a CDS encoding aldo/keto reductase; protein product: MSHVRPKEHTHPTRHTKLRELEVSRIGLGTMGMSFGYTGSGSDDAASVRALHHALDLGVTFIDTAEIYGPYTNERLVGRAIRGRRHQVVLATKFGLVSHAGGGPGCLDSSPANVRTAVEGSLRRLGVDHIDLCYQHRVDPGTPIEETVGALADLVTEGKIGHLGLSEAGPATIRRAHAVHPITAVQSEYSLWTRDPEEAVLPVLRELGIGFVAYSPLGHGFLTGTVRSAGHFDAGDLRVDNPRFTAENLPRNLRIADEIEAVATEAAATPAQVALAWLLAQGDDIVPIPGSRRAARIEENTAAAEIRLNPGQLARLDALPPAAGDHHTEEQMLMMDRL
- a CDS encoding class I SAM-dependent methyltransferase; protein product: MSDARQQYDQIGEAFEGFKTLPLIQYGEVPGFLAMVGDVTGKSVIDLGGGTGFYARELKRRGASDVFCIDVSGEMIAVGEKLEEVTPLGVRYAVGDVVGMGQVGTFDVGVAVQLFNYAEDVATVEKLCRVVRANLAEGAEFFVFTMNPSYRFDGPPLDKYGFRCEATGETSPIGIPSKITALLGDHPVSFTAIPPSRETLESSLTAAGFTGIEWVPLEISPAGIEKYGREFWDDFYGNPPLTMLRCRA
- a CDS encoding ScbR family autoregulator-binding transcription factor, which encodes MARQERALRTRNALIESAAEQFDRDGFETASLATISSRAGVSNGALHFHFASKTALAGAVREAAAQRLGRITASERRSADSTLQTLIDASHALVKGLRGDVVLRAGFGLGSNPASRDSGEDLHERWHHWVEESFAQAGREGALAPKVSARDATLVVSATLAGFEALGGQDPGWLSPTTLTRFWELLLPRLAHESVLEGLVASGTGSEDG